In Flavobacterium sp. WV_118_3, one DNA window encodes the following:
- a CDS encoding GEVED domain-containing protein, producing the protein MKCKLLSIALLAITSVSFAQNGNPFWKVSSKKSSQTTFEKRAPLPVKNLFDLNLNGLKTALLQAPDRSLTYAKSSVIIAFPNADGDLERFRMTEASVMAPELAARYPEIKSYVGQGIDDPSAIIRVSISPLGVQAMRTAADKQTVFIEPYSTDLKTYSVFKRSDKIAGFTKFECEVLDHAISKVGNSGEALRPNADDSTLRTYRLAMSVTGEYTSYFGGTKALALAAINNTMTRVNGVFEMDFGVRMVLIANTDAVIYTSASSDPYSSTDANYNSELQSTLTSVIGAANYDVGHLMSAIGNNGNAGCIGCVCKSNKGSGFTTSTVPTGDNFDIDFVAHEMGHQFGANHTFTFSNEGTGVQTEPGSGTTIMGYAGITGATDVQAHSDPFFHAVSIQQVTNYIKTTTCQTNTATGNAVPTANAGADYTIPKGTPFMLTGTGTDANGDALTYCWEQMDSGTSTTTYPSVTATSGPAFKSFIPTTSGVRYFPQMSTIKTGATSWKWEAVPNVARSMNFRLTVRDNRAGGPANNSDDMVVTVNATAGPFTVSAPNTAVSWAAGSTQTVTWNVAGTTANGVNAANVDILLSTDGGNTYPITILAGTPNDGTQSITVPNNPGTQNRIMVKGSNHIFFDISNVNFTITGGTGGDTQAPTAPTSLAASGTTQTTTNLSWTASTDNVGVTGYDVYRGTTLLGTVTTTTYNVTGLTANTTYTFSVKAKDAAGNISAESNVVSVTTLPTTASYCTSKGNSVADEYIGRVQLGTINNASTGGTGYTDFTSISTNLTKGSAYTITVTPTWTGSTYSEGFAVWIDYNGDKDFDDAGELVWSRAAATTTPATGTFTIPATAITGATRMRVSMKYNGVPTACEAFSYGEVEDYTVNLQTGGTTPLTYCTSKGNSVADEYIGRVQLGTINNASTGGTGYSDYTSISTNLVKGVSNTITVTPTWTGTTYSEGFAVWIDYNQNGNFTDSGELVWSRAASTTTPASGSFTVPATALNGATRMRVSMKYSGIPTACEAFSYGEVEDYTVNITTSAKENYVGRDTTVADIKLYPNPASNLLNITNVSEKATFRIFNLLGQEVLNGSIRNNSIAISTIATGNYILEIQDNDTVSSKRFIKQ; encoded by the coding sequence ATGAAGTGCAAATTACTTTCAATTGCTTTATTGGCAATCACGAGTGTTTCCTTTGCCCAAAACGGAAATCCTTTCTGGAAAGTGTCTTCTAAAAAAAGTAGTCAGACTACTTTCGAAAAAAGAGCACCACTTCCCGTTAAAAACCTATTTGACCTGAACCTTAACGGGCTCAAAACGGCACTTTTACAAGCACCGGACCGGTCGCTGACGTATGCCAAATCGAGTGTTATCATCGCATTCCCGAATGCCGATGGTGACCTGGAACGTTTCCGTATGACGGAAGCTTCGGTGATGGCTCCGGAACTTGCCGCCCGTTATCCCGAAATAAAATCGTATGTCGGACAAGGTATTGACGATCCTTCTGCTATTATCCGCGTTAGTATTTCGCCATTGGGCGTACAGGCAATGCGAACAGCCGCCGATAAACAGACCGTTTTTATCGAACCCTATTCGACCGATCTGAAAACCTATTCTGTTTTTAAACGCTCGGACAAAATAGCCGGTTTTACAAAATTTGAGTGCGAGGTACTGGACCATGCCATTTCGAAAGTGGGTAATTCCGGTGAAGCACTTCGTCCGAATGCCGATGACAGCACACTGCGAACGTATCGCCTGGCGATGTCGGTAACTGGTGAATACACCAGTTATTTCGGCGGAACCAAAGCACTCGCTCTAGCCGCAATTAACAACACGATGACCCGTGTAAACGGTGTTTTCGAAATGGATTTTGGCGTTCGAATGGTATTAATTGCCAATACCGATGCGGTGATTTATACGAGTGCCAGCTCCGATCCATACAGTAGTACGGATGCTAATTACAATTCGGAGTTACAATCGACTTTAACCAGCGTTATCGGTGCGGCCAACTATGACGTCGGCCATCTGATGTCGGCCATCGGAAACAACGGAAATGCCGGTTGTATCGGATGTGTTTGTAAGTCGAATAAAGGTAGTGGCTTTACCACCAGTACCGTTCCAACGGGCGATAATTTTGATATCGACTTTGTAGCCCACGAAATGGGACATCAATTTGGAGCCAATCACACGTTTACGTTTAGTAACGAAGGAACCGGTGTACAAACCGAACCGGGAAGTGGCACGACTATTATGGGATATGCCGGTATTACCGGAGCCACCGATGTACAGGCACACAGCGATCCGTTTTTCCATGCGGTGAGTATTCAACAGGTGACCAATTATATTAAGACAACAACCTGTCAGACCAATACCGCTACCGGAAATGCCGTTCCTACAGCCAATGCCGGTGCCGATTATACCATTCCGAAAGGCACGCCTTTTATGCTAACCGGAACCGGAACCGATGCCAATGGCGATGCATTGACCTATTGCTGGGAACAAATGGATTCCGGGACTTCAACGACCACCTATCCGAGTGTAACCGCTACATCCGGACCTGCTTTTAAATCGTTTATTCCAACGACATCCGGAGTGCGTTATTTCCCGCAAATGAGTACCATTAAAACCGGAGCAACTTCCTGGAAATGGGAAGCCGTACCAAATGTCGCCCGATCGATGAATTTCCGTTTGACAGTTCGCGATAACCGAGCAGGAGGACCTGCCAACAATAGTGATGATATGGTTGTAACTGTAAACGCTACTGCCGGACCTTTTACCGTAAGCGCGCCAAATACTGCTGTATCATGGGCTGCCGGATCGACGCAAACCGTAACCTGGAACGTAGCCGGAACAACCGCCAATGGCGTCAATGCCGCTAATGTGGATATCCTTTTATCGACCGATGGCGGAAATACGTATCCAATTACCATCCTGGCCGGAACTCCAAACGACGGAACGCAATCGATTACCGTACCAAACAATCCGGGGACACAAAACCGTATTATGGTAAAAGGTTCCAATCATATCTTCTTTGATATTTCGAATGTGAACTTTACCATTACCGGCGGAACCGGAGGTGATACACAAGCACCGACCGCTCCAACCAGCTTAGCCGCTTCCGGAACGACGCAAACAACTACCAATTTATCCTGGACCGCATCGACCGATAACGTGGGTGTAACGGGTTATGATGTCTATCGTGGCACTACCCTATTAGGTACTGTAACAACAACTACTTATAATGTAACCGGATTAACGGCGAATACAACCTATACTTTTTCGGTAAAAGCGAAAGATGCCGCCGGCAATATTTCGGCCGAAAGTAATGTGGTTTCCGTAACGACCTTACCAACTACTGCGAGCTATTGTACATCCAAAGGGAATAGCGTGGCCGATGAATATATCGGACGTGTACAACTGGGAACAATTAACAATGCCTCTACCGGCGGAACCGGATATACCGATTTTACCAGTATTTCTACCAACCTGACCAAAGGCAGCGCCTATACCATTACGGTAACACCAACCTGGACCGGAAGCACCTATTCTGAAGGTTTTGCCGTTTGGATTGATTATAACGGCGATAAAGATTTTGACGATGCCGGTGAGTTAGTATGGAGCCGTGCGGCGGCCACAACAACTCCGGCTACCGGAACGTTTACCATACCAGCTACTGCGATCACGGGAGCAACCCGTATGCGCGTATCAATGAAATACAACGGGGTTCCAACAGCCTGTGAAGCGTTCTCCTATGGTGAAGTGGAAGATTATACCGTAAACCTTCAAACCGGCGGAACGACTCCGCTTACCTATTGTACTTCCAAAGGAAACAGTGTAGCAGACGAATATATCGGACGCGTTCAGTTGGGTACAATCAACAATGCGTCTACAGGCGGAACCGGTTATTCTGATTATACGAGCATCAGCACGAATCTGGTGAAAGGTGTTTCGAACACGATTACCGTAACGCCAACCTGGACCGGAACAACTTATTCTGAAGGCTTTGCTGTTTGGATTGATTATAATCAGAATGGCAATTTTACCGACAGTGGCGAACTGGTATGGAGCAGAGCGGCATCAACCACTACTCCGGCATCAGGTTCCTTTACGGTACCAGCCACAGCACTGAATGGCGCTACAAGAATGCGCGTTTCGATGAAATACAGCGGTATCCCAACTGCCTGCGAAGCATTCTCCTATGGTGAAGTGGAAGATTATACCGTAAACATCACGACTTCGGCTAAAGAAAACTATGTTGGCAGAGACACTACGGTAGCCGATATTAAACTATATCCGAACCCGGCCAGTAACCTCCTAAATATTACAAATGTATCCGAAAAGGCAACTTTCAGAATCTTTAACCTGTTAGGTCAGGAGGTGCTTAACGGTTCCATCCGCAACAATAGCATTGCGATAAGCACTATCGCAACCGGAAATTATATTCTTGAAATCCAGGATAACGATACGGTTAGCAGCAAACGTTTTATCAAACAATAA